A part of Fusarium graminearum PH-1 chromosome 3, whole genome shotgun sequence genomic DNA contains:
- a CDS encoding structure-specific endonuclease RAD27: MGIKQLFQIIKEEAPDAIKESEIKNQFGRKVAIDASMSIYSFLIAVRSEGQQLTNESGETTSHLMGMFYRTLRMVDNGIKPLYVFDGAPPKLKSGELAKRFQRKQEATEGLEEAKETGTAEDIEKFSRRTVRVTREHNADCQRLLKLMGIPYIIAPTEAEAQCAVLAQAGKVYAAASEDMDTLCFNTPILLRHLTFSEQRKEPIQEIRLDKVLEGLNMERKQFVDLCILLGCDYLDPIPKVGPSTALKMIRDHGSLEKVVEAMENDSKKKYVIPEDWPYKDARDLFFEPDVRQADHPDCDFKWEKPDMEGLVKFLVTEKGFSEDRVRSGGARLEKNLKSSQQARLEGFFKPIPKTEEEKAAHKRKLDEKNEEKRKKAKQEKKDKAASKSKPRGTK; the protein is encoded by the exons ATGGGTATCAAACAACTcttccagatcatcaaggaggaagctccAGATGCGATCAAGGAGAgtgagatcaagaaccagTTTGGTCGCAAAGTTGCCATT GATGCATCGATGAGTATCTACAGTTTCCTCATCGCCGTACGATCCGAAGGTCAGCAGCTCACAAACGAGAGCGGCGAGACGACGTCGCATCTCATGGGCATGTTTTACCGTACTCTCCGCATGGTCGACAACGGTATCAAGCCCCTGTATGTCTTCGACGGTGCGCCGCCCAAGCTTAAGTCTGGCGAGTTGGCCAAACGTTTCCAGCGCAAACAAGAGGCCACCGAAGGCCtggaggaggccaaggagacGGGTACAGCAGAGGATATTGAGAAATTCTCGCGACGAACTGTCCGCGTCACTCGTGAGCACAACGCCGACTGCCAACggttgttgaagctcatGGGCATTCCCTACATCATTGCGCCTACCGAAGCCGAGGCTCAGTGTGCTGTCCTGGCCCAGGCTGGCAAGGTGTATGCAGCTGCCAGTGAGGATATGGATACACTCTGCTTCAACACTCCAATTCTCCTCCGACATCTCACATTCAGCGAGCAAAGAAAGGAACCTATCCAGGAGATCCGCCTGGACAAGGTCCTTGAAGGCCTGAACATGGAAAGGAAGCAG TTTGTCGATCTTTGCATTTTGCTTGGCTGCGATTACCTCGACCCAATCCCCAAGGTCGGACCCAGCACTGCCCTCAAGATGATCCGCGACCACGGCTCCTTGGAGAAGGTTGTCGAGGCAATGGAGAATGattccaagaagaagtatgtCATCCCTGAGGATTGGCCCTACAAGGACGCACGAGACCTATTTTTCGAGCCGGATGTGCGCCAGGCCGACCATCCCGATTGTGACTTCAAGTGGGAGAAGCCCGACATGGAAGGCCTCGTCAAATTCCTGGTAACCGAAAAGGGTTTCTCAGAGGACCGTGTTCGCAGCGGAGGTGCTCGCTTGGAGAAGAATCTAAAGAGCTCTCAGCAAGCCCGACTCGAGGGCTTTTTCAAGCCGATTCCCAAGacggaagaagagaaggcaGCGCACAAGCGAAAGctggacgagaagaacgaggagaagagaaagaaggccaagcaggagaagaaagacaaggcgGCTTCCAAGTCGAAGCCCCGGGGTACAAAGTAA
- a CDS encoding vacuolar protease A precursor, which translates to MKSALLTAAALLGSAQAGVHKMKLNKVPLADQLAMNSVEDHLQSLGQKYMGAARPKNAADYAFATNVPSVEGGHPVPVSNFMNAQYFSEITIGTPPQSFKVVLDTGSSNLWVPSQECGSIACYLHSKYDSSASSTYKKNGSEFEIHYGSGSLSGFVSNDVVSIGDLKIKDQDFAEATKEPGLAFAFGRFDGILGLGYDRIAVNGMVPPFYQMVNQKLLDEPVFAFYLDGQEGQSEATFGGVDKSKYTGDLEYIPLRRKAYWEVDLDAIAFGDEVAEQENTGAILDTGTSLNVLPSALAELLNKEIGAKKGYNGQYTIECDKVSSLPDITFTLAGSNYSLPSTDYILEVQGSCISTFQGMDFPEPVGPLVILGDAFLRRYYSVYDLGKNAVGLARAK; encoded by the exons atgaagagCGCTCTTCTTACCGCTGCCGCGCTTCTGGGCTCTGCTCAGGCCGGCGTCCACAAGATGAAGCTCAACAAGGTTCCTCTTGCCGACCAGCTG GCTATGAACTCCGTTGAGGACCACCTCCAGAGCCTCGGTCAGAAGTACATGGGTGCTGCTCGCCCCAAGAACGCTGCCGATTACGCCTTTGCTACCAACGTCCCCAGCGTTGAGGGTGGCCACCCCGTTCCCGTTTCCAACTTTATGAACGCTCAGT ACTTCTCCGAGATCACCATCGGTACTCCTCCCCAGAGCTTCAAGGTTGTCCTCGACACCGGTAGCTCCAACCTCTGGGTTCCTTCCCAGGAGTGTGGCAGCATCGCCTGCTACCTGCACTCCAAGTACGACtcatctgcttcatcaactTACAAGAAGAACGGCAGCGAGTTCGAGATCCATTACGGCTCTGGCAGCTTGTCCGGTTTCGTCTCCAACGATGTCGTTTCCATTGGTGACCTTAAGATCAAGGACCAGGACTTTGCTGAGGCTACCAAGGAGCCCGGTCTGGCCTTCGCTTTCGGTCGCTTCGACGGcatcctcggtctcggttACGACCGCATTGCCGTGAACGGCATGGTCCCTCCCTTCTACCAAATGGTTAACCAGAAGCTCCTGGACGAGCCCGTCTTCGCCTTCTACCTTGACGGTCAGGAGGGCCAGAGCGAGGCCACTttcggtggtgttgataagTCCAAGTACACTGGCGACCTCGAGTACATTCCTCTCCGTCGCAAGGCTTACTGGGAGGTTGACCTCGATGCCATTGCTTTCGGTGACGAAGTTGCTGAGCAGGAGAACACTGGTGCTATCCTCGACACCGGTACTTCTCTGAACGTCCTCCCCAGCGCCCTCGCTGAGCTCCTGAACAAGGAGATTGGCGCCAAGAAGGGCTACAACGGCCAGTACACCATCGAGTGCGACAAGGTTTCTTCTCTGCCCGACATCACTTTCACCCTTGCTGGTTCCAACTACAGCCTTCCCTCCACCGACTACATCCTTGAGGTCCAGGGCAGCTGTATCTCTACCTTCCAGGGTATGGACTTCCCCGAGCCCGTGGGTCCTCTTGTTATCCTCGGTGATGCTTTCCTCCGACGATACTACTCTGTCTACGACCTCGGCAAGAACGCTGTCGGTCTGGCTCGCGCCAAGTAA